The Streptomyces sp. DG1A-41 genomic sequence CCTCGGTGAGCGTGCCGGCCTTCTCGTCGAGCTGGTACGTGTAGACGGTGTCCGTACCCAGGTCCACCGCGAGGACGTGCCCGCCGTCGGGGCTGGTGAAGAACTGGTGGGCGTGCGGACCGTCCTGACCCGGCCCCGGCGCCGGACGGGAGTGCCGGACGAGATCGGTCCGCTCGCCGAGAGCGCCCGAGGCGTCGATCGGATGCACCGCCACGCTGCCCGAGCCGTAGTCCGCGCTCAGCAGCCAGCGCCCGCCCGGATGAACCGACAGATGGCACGGGGCGGCGCCGCCGGTGCTCCGGCTGCCCAGGATCTTCCGGTCGGACAGCCGGACGGCGGTCACGGCGCCGTCCTCGCGCTCGTTCACCGCGTACAGCGTCCGGCGGTCCGGGTGGATCGCGAGGTACGACGGGTCGCCGACGCCGGTGAGCGTGCCGGTGCCGGTGATCCGGCCCGTCGCCGCGTCGTACGTGGCCAGGCCGATTCCCTTGCCGCCGCCTGCGACGGAGGTGTAGGTGCCGAGGTAGAGCGGGCGCGGGCCGGAGGGGCGCCGGGCCTCGCGGGACGGGCTCACGCTCGGCTCGGGGGCCGCCGGACTCGTCGGGGTCGCGGGCGCGGGCGCGTCGTCACAGGCGGGCAGCGCCGCCGCGGCGGCCCCTGACGCCAGCGTGCCGACGAACCGGCGCCTGCTCCAGCCACCACTACCCATGTCGCCCCTCAGGTCGTCACTCGTCCCCGCCGCGACAGCCACCTTGGCGTGGATCACCCACCGGGTGCAACAACGGCACCGAGCGTTGCGCGCGGCGCGATCCGCGCCAGGCGGTCGCTCACCGAGAACGCCCGCCGACCCCCGTACGGCTGCGCCACATCTGCTCCTGAACGCCGAGGCGCTCACGCAGCCGCGTCAGGCGGGGCATCCGCGCGCGCTGCTCCCGCGAGACCCGGTCCAGTTCCTCGAGCAGGCGCCGGGTG encodes the following:
- a CDS encoding lactonase family protein, translating into MGSGGWSRRRFVGTLASGAAAAALPACDDAPAPATPTSPAAPEPSVSPSREARRPSGPRPLYLGTYTSVAGGGKGIGLATYDAATGRITGTGTLTGVGDPSYLAIHPDRRTLYAVNEREDGAVTAVRLSDRKILGSRSTGGAAPCHLSVHPGGRWLLSADYGSGSVAVHPIDASGALGERTDLVRHSRPAPGPGQDGPHAHQFFTSPDGGHVLAVDLGTDTVYTYQLDEKAGTLTEVAQARTRPGAGPRHLTFHPGGRYAYLANEVDNTVAVCSYDPASGRVTVGEAQSTGTGSGTNYPAQILVTANGRYAFLANRGHNSLTRYAVEADGARLRLLDTVPVGGDFPRQIAFSPEGTLLFAANQKSGTVTVFRVDETDGALRRAGEPFPSPVAVCALPL